Proteins encoded within one genomic window of Planctomycetota bacterium:
- a CDS encoding NAD(P)-dependent oxidoreductase, which yields MTTPIAFLGTGLLGAGFVEAALGRGESVHVWNRTRTKAEPLAALGATVCDTPAEAVRGVSRVHLVLQDDASVDAVIEAVRPGLGADVTIVDHTTTRPDLTASRAARLSAAGVRYLHCPVFIGPPGARKAEGVMLACGPRAWFDAVHPALARQASRIEYLGERPDIAAAFKLAGNALLLGITGLVSDTVTVLDRAGVPGADIAKLLEYLNPSHVVAARAKRMTNRDFAPSFELAMARKDLRLMQESVGDAPLMVIPGMAARMDALLAEGLGHQDFGVIGRDAVR from the coding sequence ATGACCACGCCCATCGCCTTCCTTGGCACCGGACTCCTCGGCGCCGGCTTCGTCGAGGCCGCGCTCGGGCGCGGCGAGTCGGTCCATGTCTGGAATCGTACCCGCACCAAGGCCGAGCCACTCGCCGCGCTCGGCGCGACCGTCTGCGATACGCCGGCCGAGGCCGTGCGTGGCGTGAGCCGTGTGCATCTCGTCCTCCAGGATGACGCCTCGGTCGATGCGGTGATCGAGGCAGTGCGCCCCGGCCTCGGCGCCGATGTGACGATCGTCGATCACACCACGACGCGTCCCGACCTCACCGCCTCTCGCGCCGCGCGACTCTCCGCCGCCGGTGTGCGATATCTCCACTGCCCCGTCTTCATCGGACCCCCCGGGGCACGGAAGGCCGAAGGGGTCATGCTCGCCTGCGGCCCACGCGCGTGGTTCGACGCTGTTCACCCGGCCCTCGCACGGCAGGCCTCACGGATCGAGTACCTCGGCGAGCGCCCTGACATCGCCGCCGCGTTCAAGCTCGCAGGGAACGCCCTGCTCCTCGGCATCACCGGGCTCGTCTCCGATACCGTGACGGTGCTCGATCGCGCCGGTGTGCCCGGGGCGGATATCGCCAAACTGCTCGAGTATCTCAACCCGAGCCATGTGGTGGCCGCGCGCGCCAAGCGGATGACAAACAGGGATTTCGCCCCGAGCTTCGAGCTCGCGATGGCGCGGAAGGATCTCCGACTGATGCAGGAGTCGGTGGGTGACGCGCCGTTGATGGTGATCCCCGGGATGGCCGCGCGGATGGATGCGCTCCTCGCCGAGGGGCTGGGGCATCAGGACTTCGGGGTGATCGGACGCGACGCCGTGCGGTGA